Proteins co-encoded in one Phalacrocorax carbo chromosome 5, bPhaCar2.1, whole genome shotgun sequence genomic window:
- the DNAJB2 gene encoding dnaJ homolog subfamily B member 2 isoform X3 yields MVDYYEALGVSRNATAEDIKKAYRKAALKWHPDKNPDNKEYAEQRFKEIAEAYEVLSDKQKRDVYDRYGKDGLMGSGPGGSRTDAGAPEFTFTFRSAHDVFREFFGGRDPFADFFDEMLPFSELRGPGSRHHGGGHFFSSFPGSSDFFASSFSSGADAGLGFRSVSTSTTFVNGRRITTKRIIENGRERVEVEEDGELKSIHIDGVPDDMALGLELSRREQQAFPSPRHPSPPPPAPHRPPSSSPVCLYTDSEDEDEDLQLAMAYSLSEMEAAGHHRAGVF; encoded by the exons ATGGTGGACTACTACGAAGCACTGGGGGTGAGCCGCAATGCCACTGCTGAGGACATCAAGAAGGC GTACAGGAAGGCCGCGCTGAAATGGCACCCTGATAAAAATCCAGACAACAAGGAGTATGCTGAGCAGAGGTTCAAGGAGATCGCTGAGGCGTACGAAGTGCTGTCAGACA AGCAGAAGCGTGATGTCTACGACCGTTATGGCAAGGATGGACTCATGGGGTCAG GACCGGGGGGCTCCAGAACCGATGCCGGAGCCCCTGAATTCACCTTCACCTTCCGCAGCGCTCACGATGTCTTCCGGGAGTTCTTTGGCGGGCGAGACCCCTTCGCTGACTTCTTtg atgAGATGCTGCCCTTCTCTGAGCTGCGAGGACCTGGTTCACGGCACCACGGGGGTGGccacttcttttcttccttccctggaTCCTCAG ATTTCTTCGCCTCGTCCTTCAGCTCTGGTGCTGATGCAGGGCTGGGCTTCCGTTCTGTCTCCACCTCTACCACCTTCGTTAATGGCAGGCGCATCACCACCAAGCG GATTATCGAGAATGGGCGGGAGCGGGTGGAAGTGGAGGAGGACGGGGAGCTGAAGTCAATCCACATTGATG GTGTCCCCGACGACATGGCGCTGGGGCTAGAGCTGAGCCGGCGTGAGCAGCAAGCCTTCCCTAGCCCGCGgcacccctcacccccaccGCCTGCCCCACACCGGCCCCCAAGCTCCTCGCCCGTCTGCCTCTACACGGACagtgaggatgaggatgaggacTTGCAGCTGGCCATGGCCTACAGCCTCTCCGAGATGGAGGCCGCAGGGCACCACCGAGCAG GTGTGTTCTGA
- the STK16 gene encoding serine/threonine-protein kinase 16 isoform X1 — protein sequence MPGASHGEGCRHLLPTVPLSWVLTFEARHKSLTWVPQQWDTQPTPHSAPLRGFSYVDLVEGLRDGRFYALKRILCHDKEDRQAALHEVKMHGLFDHPNILRLEAHCMVEKGAKHEAWLLLPYVKGGTLWSEVEALQKKGTFMPEQRIVLILHGICCGLQAIHSKGYAHRDLKPTNVLLDEDDRPVLMDLGSMNQARIEVNSSREAMAVQDWAAQHCTISYRAPELFTVPSQCIIDEHTDIWSLGCVLYCMMFGEGPYDAIFQKGDSVALAVQNPITVPPTTRYSVALQHLLCSMMTLNPQERPSINDVLHQLEGLQAAPVGQDTTQI from the exons ATGCCTGGGGCTTCCCATGGAGAGGGGTGCAGGCACCTGCTGCCGACTGTACCCCTCTCCTGGGTGCTCACATTTGAGGCTAGGCACAAGTCCCTGACCTGGGTGCCACAGCAGTGGGACACCCAGCCCACGCCACACTCGGCTCCTCTCAGGGGCTTCAGCTATGTGGACCTGGTGGAGGGGCTGCGGGACGGGCGCTTCTATGCCCTGAAGCGCATCCTGTGCCACGACAAGGAGGACCGCCAGGCTGCCCTGCATGAGGTGAAGATGCATGGCCTCTTCGACCATCCCAACATCCTGCGTCTGGAGGCCCACTGCATGGTGGAGAAGGGTGCCAAGCACGAAgcctggctgctcctgccctATGTGAAG GGGGGGACCCTCTGGAGTGAGGTGGAAGCACTGCAAAAGAAAGGGACCTTCATGCCAGAGCAGCGGATCGTCCTCATCCTCCATGGCATCTGCTGCGGGCTTCAAGCCATCCACAGCAAGGGCTACGCGCACAG GGACCTCAAGCCCACCAACGTGCTGCTGGATGAGGATGACCGGCCTGTGCTGATGGACCTGGGCTCTATGAACCAAGCTCGCATTGAAGTCAACAGCTCTCGGGAGGCCATGGCTGTGCAG GACTGGGCTGCCCAGCACTGCACCATCTCCTACCGTGCCCCCGAGCTCTTCACGGTGCCAAGTCAGTGCATCATAGATGAACACACAGATATATGG TCCCTAGGCTGCGTGCTGTACTGCATGATGTTTGGGGAGGGCCCCTATGACGCCATCTTCCAGAAGGGTGACAGCGTGGCTCTGGCAGTGCAGAACCCCATCACTGTGCCTCCCACAACcag GTACTCGGTTGCCTTGCAGCACCTGCTCTGCTCCATGATGACGCTGAACCCCCAGGAGCGACCCAGCATAAATGATGTCCTCCACcagctggaggggctgcaggcagcaccagTGGGCCAGGACACCACACAGATCTGA
- the LOC135313359 gene encoding tubulin alpha-5 chain has product MRECISVHVGQAGVQMGNTCWELYCLEHGIQPDGQMPSDKTIGGGDDSFTTFFCETGAGKHVPRAIFVDLEPTVIDEVRAGIYRQLFHPEQLITGKEDAANNYARGHYTIGKEIIDQVLDRIRKLADQCTGLQGFLVFHSFGGGTGSGFTSLLMERLSVDYGKKSKLEFSIYPAPQVSTAVVEPYNSILTTHTTLEHSDCAFMVDNEAIYDICRRNLDIERPTYTNLNRLISQIVSSITASLRFDGALNVDLTEFQTNLVPYPRIHFPLATYAPVISAEKAYHEQLSVAEITNSCFEPANQMVKCDPRHGKYMACCLLYRGDVVPKDVNAAIATIKTKRSIQFVDWCPTGFKVGINYQPPTVVPGGDLAKVQRAVCMLSNTTAIAEAWARLDHKFDLMYAKRAFVHWYVGEGMEEGEFSEAREDMAALEKDYEEVGLDSYEDEEEGEE; this is encoded by the exons ATG cgcGAGTGCATCTCCGTCCATGTCGGTCAGGCTGGTGTCCAGATGGGCAACACCTGCTGGGAGCTGTACTGCCTGGAGCACGGCATCCAGCCCGACGGGCAGATGCCCAGCGACAAGACCATTGGTGGAGGCGATGACTCTTTCACCACCTTCTTCTGTGAGACCGGGGCTGGGAAGCATGTCCCACGGGCCATCTTCGTGGACCTGGAGCCCACTGTGATTG ATGAGGTTCGGGCTGGAATCTACCGCCAGCTCTTCCACCCTGAGCAGCTGATCACTGGCAAGGAGGATGCTGCCAACAACTACGCCCGCGGGCACTACACCATTGGCAAAGAGATCATTGACCAAGTGCTGGACAGGATCCGGAAGCTG GCTGACCAGTGCACAGGACTCCAGGGCTTCCTCGTGTTTCACAGCTTTGGAGGCGGCACTGGCTCTGGCTTCACCTCCCTGTTGATGGAGCGACTCTCCGTTGACTACGGCAAGAAGTCCAAGCTGGAGTTCTCCATCTACCCTGCACCACAGGTCTCCACTGCTGTGGTGGAGCCCTACAACTCCATCCTCACCACCCACACCACCCTGGAGCACTCAGACTGTGCTTTCATGGTGGACAACGAGGCGATCTATGACATCTGTCGCAGGAACTTGGACATCGAGCGCCCAACCTACACCAACCTCAACCGCCTCATCAGCCAGATTGTCTCATCCATCACGGCATCACTGCGGTTTGACGGGGCCCTGAATGTCGACCTGACTGAGTTCCAGACCAACCTGGTGCCCTACCCTCGCATCCACTTCCCCTTGGCCACCTATGCTCCTGTCATCTCTGCAGAGAAGGCCTATCATGAGCAGCTGTCAGTGGCCGAGATCACCAACTCCTGCTTTGAGCCGGCCAACCAGATGGTGAAGTGCGACCCTCGCCACGGCAAGTACATGGCCTGCTGCCTGCTGTACCGCGGGGACGTGGTGCCCAAGGATGTCAATGCTGCCATCGCCACCATCAAGACCAAGCGCAGCATCCAGTTTGTGGACTGGTGCCCCACGGGCTTCAAGGTGGGCATCAACTACCAGCCACCCACAGTGGTGCCGGGAGGGGACCTGGCCAAGGTGCAGCGTGCCGTCTGCATGCTGAGCAACACCACAGCCATCGCCGAGGCCTGGGCTCGCCTGGATCACAAGTTCGACCTGATGTACGCCAAGCGAGCCTTTGTGCACTGGTACGTGGGTGAGGGCATGGAGGAAGGGGAGTTCTCTGAGGCGCGGGAAGACATGGCCGCTCTGGAGAAGGATTACGAGGAGGTGGGCCTGGACTCCTATGAGGACGAAGAGGAGGGCGAGGAGTAG
- the DNAJB2 gene encoding dnaJ homolog subfamily B member 2 isoform X2 encodes MVDYYEALGVSRNATAEDIKKAYRKAALKWHPDKNPDNKEYAEQRFKEIAEAYEVLSDKQKRDVYDRYGKDGLMGSAGPGGSRTDAGAPEFTFTFRSAHDVFREFFGGRDPFADFFDEMLPFSELRGPGSRHHGGGHFFSSFPGSSDFFASSFSSGADAGLGFRSVSTSTTFVNGRRITTKRIIENGRERVEVEEDGELKSIHIDGVPDDMALGLELSRREQQAFPSPRHPSPPPPAPHRPPSSSPVCLYTDSEDEDEDLQLAMAYSLSEMEAAGHHRAGVF; translated from the exons ATGGTGGACTACTACGAAGCACTGGGGGTGAGCCGCAATGCCACTGCTGAGGACATCAAGAAGGC GTACAGGAAGGCCGCGCTGAAATGGCACCCTGATAAAAATCCAGACAACAAGGAGTATGCTGAGCAGAGGTTCAAGGAGATCGCTGAGGCGTACGAAGTGCTGTCAGACA AGCAGAAGCGTGATGTCTACGACCGTTATGGCAAGGATGGACTCATGGGGTCAG CAGGACCGGGGGGCTCCAGAACCGATGCCGGAGCCCCTGAATTCACCTTCACCTTCCGCAGCGCTCACGATGTCTTCCGGGAGTTCTTTGGCGGGCGAGACCCCTTCGCTGACTTCTTtg atgAGATGCTGCCCTTCTCTGAGCTGCGAGGACCTGGTTCACGGCACCACGGGGGTGGccacttcttttcttccttccctggaTCCTCAG ATTTCTTCGCCTCGTCCTTCAGCTCTGGTGCTGATGCAGGGCTGGGCTTCCGTTCTGTCTCCACCTCTACCACCTTCGTTAATGGCAGGCGCATCACCACCAAGCG GATTATCGAGAATGGGCGGGAGCGGGTGGAAGTGGAGGAGGACGGGGAGCTGAAGTCAATCCACATTGATG GTGTCCCCGACGACATGGCGCTGGGGCTAGAGCTGAGCCGGCGTGAGCAGCAAGCCTTCCCTAGCCCGCGgcacccctcacccccaccGCCTGCCCCACACCGGCCCCCAAGCTCCTCGCCCGTCTGCCTCTACACGGACagtgaggatgaggatgaggacTTGCAGCTGGCCATGGCCTACAGCCTCTCCGAGATGGAGGCCGCAGGGCACCACCGAGCAG GTGTGTTCTGA
- the LOC104051153 gene encoding tubulin alpha-5 chain-like — protein sequence MRECISVHVGQAGVQMGNTCWELYCLEHGIQPDGQMPSDKTIGGGDDSFTTFFCETGAGKHVPRAIFVDLEPTVIDEVRGGVYRQLFHPEQMITGKEDAANNYARGHYTIGKEIIDQVLDRIRKLADQCTGLQGFLVFRSFGGGTGSGFTSLLMERLSVDYGKKSKLEFSIYPAPQVSTAVVEPYNSILTTHSTLEHSDCAFMVDNEAIYDICRRNLDIERPTYTNLNRLISQVVSSITASLRFDGALNVDLTEFQTNLVPYPRIHFPLATYAPVVSAERAYHEQLSVAEITNSCFEPANQMVKCDPRHGKYMACCLLYRGDVVPKDVNAAIATIKTKRSIQFVDWCPTGFKVGINYQPPTVVPGGDLAKVQRAVCMLSNTTAIAEAWARLDHKFDLMYAKRAFVHWYVGEGMEEGEFSEAREDMAALEKDYEEVGLDSYEDEEEGEE from the exons ATG cgcGAGTGCATCTCCGTCCATGTCGGTCAGGCTGGTGTCCAGATGGGCAACACCTGCTGGGAGCTGTACTGCCTGGAGCACGGCATCCAGCCCGACGGGCAGATGCCCAGCGACAAGACCATTGGTGGAGGCGATGACTCTTTCACCACCTTCTTCTGTGAGACCGGAGCTGGGAAGCATGTCCCACGGGCCATCTTCGTGGACCTGGAGCCCACTGTGATTG ACGAAGTTCGGGGAGGAGTCTACCGCCAGCTCTTCCACCCTGAACAGATGATCACCGGCAAGGAGGATGCTGCCAACAACTACGCCCGTGGGCACTACACCATTGGCAAAGAGATCATTGACCAAGTGCTGGACAGGATCCGGAAGCTG GCTGACCAGTGCACAGGACTCCAGGGCTTCCTCGTGTTTCGTAGTTTTGGAGGCGGCACTGGCTCTGGCTTCACCTCCCTGTTGATGGAGCGACTCTCCGTTGACTACGGCAAGAAGTCCAAGCTGGAGTTCTCCATCTACCCTGCACCACAGGTCTCCACTGCCGTGGTGGAGCCCTACAACTCCATCCTCACCACCCACAGCACCCTGGAGCATTCAGACTGTGCTTTCATGGTGGACAACGAGGCGATCTATGACATCTGTCGCAGGAACTTGGACATCGAGCGCCCAACCTACACCAACCTCAACCGCCTCATCAGCCAGGTTGTCTCATCCATCACGGCATCACTGCGGTTTGACGGGGCCCTGAATGTCGACCTGACTGAGTTCCAGACCAACCTGGTGCCCTACCCTCGCATCCACTTCCCCTTGGCCACCTATGCTCCTGTGGTTTCAGCCGAGAGAGCTTATCATGAGCAGCTGTCAGTGGCCGAGATCACCAACTCCTGCTTTGAGCCGGCCAACCAGATGGTGAAGTGCGACCCTCGCCACGGCAAGTACATGGCCTGCTGCCTGCTGTACCGCGGGGACGTGGTGCCCAAGGATGTCAATGCTGCCATCGCCACCATCAAGACCAAGCGCAGCATCCAGTTTGTGGACTGGTGCCCCACGGGCTTCAAGGTGGGCATCAACTACCAGCCACCCACAGTGGTGCCGGGAGGGGACCTGGCCAAGGTGCAGCGTGCCGTCTGCATGCTGAGCAACACCACAGCCATCGCCGAGGCCTGGGCTCGCCTGGATCACAAGTTCGACCTGATGTACGCCAAGCGAGCCTTTGTGCACTGGTACGTGGGTGAGGGCATGGAGGAAGGGGAGTTCTCTGAAGCGCGGGAAGACATGGCCGCTCTGGAGAAGGATTACGAGGAGGTGGGCCTGGACTCCTATGAGGACGAAGAGGAGGGCGAGGAGTAG
- the STK16 gene encoding serine/threonine-protein kinase 16 isoform X2: protein MGQALCVCSRGTVSLGGVRYLLLHRLAEGGFSYVDLVEGLRDGRFYALKRILCHDKEDRQAALHEVKMHGLFDHPNILRLEAHCMVEKGAKHEAWLLLPYVKGGTLWSEVEALQKKGTFMPEQRIVLILHGICCGLQAIHSKGYAHRDLKPTNVLLDEDDRPVLMDLGSMNQARIEVNSSREAMAVQDWAAQHCTISYRAPELFTVPSQCIIDEHTDIWSLGCVLYCMMFGEGPYDAIFQKGDSVALAVQNPITVPPTTRYSVALQHLLCSMMTLNPQERPSINDVLHQLEGLQAAPVGQDTTQI from the exons ATGGGGCAGGCGCTGTGCGTCTGCTCCCGCGGCACCGTCAGCCTGGGGGGCGTGCGGTACCTCCTGCTCCACCGCCTGGCAGAGGG GGGCTTCAGCTATGTGGACCTGGTGGAGGGGCTGCGGGACGGGCGCTTCTATGCCCTGAAGCGCATCCTGTGCCACGACAAGGAGGACCGCCAGGCTGCCCTGCATGAGGTGAAGATGCATGGCCTCTTCGACCATCCCAACATCCTGCGTCTGGAGGCCCACTGCATGGTGGAGAAGGGTGCCAAGCACGAAgcctggctgctcctgccctATGTGAAG GGGGGGACCCTCTGGAGTGAGGTGGAAGCACTGCAAAAGAAAGGGACCTTCATGCCAGAGCAGCGGATCGTCCTCATCCTCCATGGCATCTGCTGCGGGCTTCAAGCCATCCACAGCAAGGGCTACGCGCACAG GGACCTCAAGCCCACCAACGTGCTGCTGGATGAGGATGACCGGCCTGTGCTGATGGACCTGGGCTCTATGAACCAAGCTCGCATTGAAGTCAACAGCTCTCGGGAGGCCATGGCTGTGCAG GACTGGGCTGCCCAGCACTGCACCATCTCCTACCGTGCCCCCGAGCTCTTCACGGTGCCAAGTCAGTGCATCATAGATGAACACACAGATATATGG TCCCTAGGCTGCGTGCTGTACTGCATGATGTTTGGGGAGGGCCCCTATGACGCCATCTTCCAGAAGGGTGACAGCGTGGCTCTGGCAGTGCAGAACCCCATCACTGTGCCTCCCACAACcag GTACTCGGTTGCCTTGCAGCACCTGCTCTGCTCCATGATGACGCTGAACCCCCAGGAGCGACCCAGCATAAATGATGTCCTCCACcagctggaggggctgcaggcagcaccagTGGGCCAGGACACCACACAGATCTGA
- the DNAJB2 gene encoding dnaJ homolog subfamily B member 2 isoform X1: MVDYYEALGVSRNATAEDIKKAYRKAALKWHPDKNPDNKEYAEQRFKEIAEAYEVLSDKQKRDVYDRYGKDGLMGSAGPGGSRTDAGAPEFTFTFRSAHDVFREFFGGRDPFADFFDEMLPFSELRGPGSRHHGGGHFFSSFPGSSDFFASSFSSGADAGLGFRSVSTSTTFVNGRRITTKRIIENGRERVEVEEDGELKSIHIDGVPDDMALGLELSRREQQAFPSPRHPSPPPPAPHRPPSSSPVCLYTDSEDEDEDLQLAMAYSLSEMEAAGHHRAGGHGPGSLPAPRGSPGTLSSARRARGPRGGPEQEPSGADNPAAAGHEPAPKANQWHCPLL, from the exons ATGGTGGACTACTACGAAGCACTGGGGGTGAGCCGCAATGCCACTGCTGAGGACATCAAGAAGGC GTACAGGAAGGCCGCGCTGAAATGGCACCCTGATAAAAATCCAGACAACAAGGAGTATGCTGAGCAGAGGTTCAAGGAGATCGCTGAGGCGTACGAAGTGCTGTCAGACA AGCAGAAGCGTGATGTCTACGACCGTTATGGCAAGGATGGACTCATGGGGTCAG CAGGACCGGGGGGCTCCAGAACCGATGCCGGAGCCCCTGAATTCACCTTCACCTTCCGCAGCGCTCACGATGTCTTCCGGGAGTTCTTTGGCGGGCGAGACCCCTTCGCTGACTTCTTtg atgAGATGCTGCCCTTCTCTGAGCTGCGAGGACCTGGTTCACGGCACCACGGGGGTGGccacttcttttcttccttccctggaTCCTCAG ATTTCTTCGCCTCGTCCTTCAGCTCTGGTGCTGATGCAGGGCTGGGCTTCCGTTCTGTCTCCACCTCTACCACCTTCGTTAATGGCAGGCGCATCACCACCAAGCG GATTATCGAGAATGGGCGGGAGCGGGTGGAAGTGGAGGAGGACGGGGAGCTGAAGTCAATCCACATTGATG GTGTCCCCGACGACATGGCGCTGGGGCTAGAGCTGAGCCGGCGTGAGCAGCAAGCCTTCCCTAGCCCGCGgcacccctcacccccaccGCCTGCCCCACACCGGCCCCCAAGCTCCTCGCCCGTCTGCCTCTACACGGACagtgaggatgaggatgaggacTTGCAGCTGGCCATGGCCTACAGCCTCTCCGAGATGGAGGCCGCAGGGCACCACCGAGCAGGTGGGCATGGCCCTGGCTCCCTGCCGGCTCCAaggggcagccccggcaccctgtCCTCCGCCCGCAGAGCCCGTggtccccggggggggccggAGCAGGAACCGTCAGGGGCTGAcaaccctgctgcagcagggcatgAACCTGCCCCCAAAGCAAACCAGTGGCACTGCCCCCTGCTCTGA